The genomic interval GAATTTGAGAGCTATACCGGCGAATTCCTTATCCGGTTTCGCTCTGGAAAAGCAGCACTGAGGGCAAGGCAAGCGGGGTCGAGGGCAGAGTCGCAGCCAGAGTCACAGCCAGAGTCACAGCCAGAGTCACAGCCAGAGTCGCTTGTCATGCGTATTATTTATTTGTTACGTGATCAAAGGCTTTCTAAATCTCAAATATCTACATTTCTTGGACAAAAGATGGTATCCGGGCGCCTTCGCATAGTGATAAAGGACCTCATCCAGAATGGTATGATTGAATACACCATTCCTGATAAACCCAATAGCCGATTACAAAAATATCGCATTACCCCTGCCGGGCTGGCGGAGTTAAGGCGGTTCCAGCAACAGTGATACGGAGGCCATCGTATAAATACGGGAAGTGTCCCTTAATTTTCTTAATTTTCTATGTACCCAATCGGCGGGTGTTCGCAGTCCGATGGACGGGCTTTGAGCCAATCGAGGAGGTTGTATTATGCCGATCCGCATAAGATACCGTGATAAACCGCGATATAGGGCACAACAAAATGAATATAAAGAGCTTATCGCGTTTTTGGTAATCGCTCTGATGGCGTGTTATGCGGACAGGAAACCAAAATTCGGTGTGTTATAGGGATCAATCTAATTATTGTTAGCCATCGAGGAATGAGATGAAACAAGCACAAATATTCGTGATTCAGCCTTTCGGCAAAGCATCCGAAGGAGTCTTCAATTTGATTGCCTCAGCTGCCGCCAATGCCAATGCATCCGTATTCAGGGCAGACTCAATTAACGTCGGTGCAAACATAGTTGACAGTATTCATCAAGCTATCCAATCGGCATCTCTTCTTATAGCCGACGTGACAAATGCTAATCCGAACGTCATGTACGAGGTTGGCTTCGCCCAGGCGCAGAAAAAACCGCTCATTCTGATTGCAAACAGTAGCAGGGCAATCCCTTTTGATCTTGCTGGCATTCGGGTTTCTATTTACGACGTGGCCAGGCCAAGCGAGTTTCTTGTTCGTTTGTCCATTGCAAT from bacterium carries:
- a CDS encoding transcriptional regulator — encoded protein: VAQTFYRRGIIEIWGRGTNKIIELTEQAGLPTPEFESYTGEFLIRFRSGKAALRARQAGSRAESQPESQPESQPESQPESLVMRIIYLLRDQRLSKSQISTFLGQKMVSGRLRIVIKDLIQNGMIEYTIPDKPNSRLQKYRITPAGLAELRRFQQQ